One stretch of Vulpes lagopus strain Blue_001 chromosome 12, ASM1834538v1, whole genome shotgun sequence DNA includes these proteins:
- the ARHGAP27 gene encoding LOW QUALITY PROTEIN: rho GTPase-activating protein 27 (The sequence of the model RefSeq protein was modified relative to this genomic sequence to represent the inferred CDS: deleted 1 base in 1 codon) produces MAGNKEDRQVTGPVKGIDFAPQAAGSSAVLSTTRVDDPPEPVYENVERQPLPTSPGTASVPRPPAWETHTDAGSGRPYYYNPDTGVTTWESPFEASEGAASPATSRASVGSRESLETDWGQYWDEESRRVFFYNPLTGEAVWEDEPEDALEDEPEDELEDMQPGLSPLDPGDRRPPTPETDYPESLTSYPEEDYSPVGSLSEPPPTSPLPAPPSWSCHVSPEGQTLYTNHYTQEQWVRLEDQHGKPYFYNPEDTSVQWELPQVPVLAPRSICKSNQDSETPAQASPPEEKGREGAHSGQGHVLHCTKTVDKGKRLREKHWSASWTVPEGGVLIFYKDSRARQPPKLSTPEYTVELRGASLSWAPNEKSSRKNVLELQSRDGSEYLIQHDSEAIISTWHKAISEGIQEVSADLPPEEESQSSGADFGSSERLGSWREDEARLGAGAAAAEGDLSKVRQRLRKFLLKRPTLQSLREKGYIKDQVFGCPLAALCERERSSVPRFVQQCIRTVEARGLDIDGLYRISGNLATIQKLRYKVDHDERLDLDDGRWEDVHVITGALKLFFRELPEPLFPFSHFRQFIAAIKLQDQAQRSRCVRDLVRSLPAPNHDTLRLLFQHLCRVIDHGNQNRMSVQSVAIVFGPTLLRPETEETSMPMTMVFQNQVVELILQRCSDIFPPH; encoded by the exons ATGGCAGGAAATAAAGAAGACAGACAGGTGACAGGCCCTGTTAAAGGCATAGACTTTGCCCCGCAGGCCGCAGGGAGCAGTGCGGTGTTGAGCACGACCAGA gTGGACGACCCCCCGGAGCCCGTGTACGAGAACGTCGAGAGGCAGCCCCTGCCCACTTCACCCGGCACCGCCTcggtcccccgcccccccgcatgGGAGACGCACACGGACGCGGGCAGCGGGCGCCCCTACTATTACAACCCAGACACGGGCGTGACCACCTGGGAGTCGCCCTTCGAGGCCTCTGAGGGCGCCGCCAGCCCAGCCACCTCTCGGGCCTCGGTGGGCAGCCGCGAGAGCCTCGAGACAGACTGGGGCCAGTATTGGGATGAGGAGAGCCGCAGGGTGTTCTTCTACAACCCGCTGACGGGCGAGGCCGTCTGGGAGGACGAGCCGGAGGACGCGCTGGAGGACGAGCCCGAGGACGAGCTGGAGGACATGCAGCCAGGCCTGAGCCCACTGGACCCCGGGGACCGGAgg CCCCCTACCCCTGAAACGGACTACCCCGAGTCGCTGACCAGTTACCCCGAGGAGGACTATTCCCCCGTGGGCTCTTTGAGTGAGCCTCCGCCCACCTCTCCATTGCCCGCGCCT CCCAGCTGGTCTTGCCACGTGAGCCCCGAGGGCCAGACACTCTACACCAACCACTACACCCAAGAGCAG TGGGTGCGGCTGGAGGACCAACATGGGAAGCCCTACTTCTACAACCCAGAAGACACCTCAGTTCAGTGGGAGCTGCCCCAG GTTCCTGTCCTTGCCCCTCGAAGCATCTGCAAATCCAACCAGGACAGTGAGACCCCAGCCCAGGCCAGCCCCcctgaggagaagggaagggaaggagctc ACTCTGGACAAGGCCATGTGCTTCATTGCACCAAGACGGTGGACAAGGGGAAGCGGCTCCG GGAGAAGCACTGGAGTGCCTCCTGGACGGTGCCAGAGGGTGGCGTCCTGATATTCTACAAAGACTCCAGGGCT AGGCAGCCTCCCAAGCTCTCTACCCCTGAGTACACAGTGGAGTTGAGGGGGGCCTCTCTCTCCTGGGCCCCCAACGAGAAATCTAGCAGGAAGAATGTGCTGGAG CTGCAGAGCCGAGATGGCTCAGAGTACTTGATCCAGCACGACTCCGAGGCCATCATCAGCACCTGGCACAAGGCCATTAGTGAGGGCATCCAGGAGGTG TCCGCAGACCTGCCCCCGGAGGAGGAGAGCCAGAGCAGCGGTGCGGACTTCGGGTCCAGCGAGCGCCTGGGAAGCTGGCGGGAGGACGAGGCGCGGCTGGGTGCAG GCGCAGCCGCCGCGGAGGGCGACCTGAGCAAGGTCCGGCAGAGGCTCCGCAAGTTCCTGCTGAAGCGGCCCACGCTGCAGTCGCTGCGGGAGAAGGGCTACATCAAAG ACCAGGTGTTCGGCTGCCCGCTGGCCGCGCTGTGTGAGCGCGAGAGGAGCTCCGTGCCGCGCTTCGTGCAGCAGTGCATCCGCACGGTGGAGGCTCGGG ggctGGACATCGACGGCCTGTACCGCATCAGTGGAAACCTGGCCACCATCCAGAAGCTGCGCTATAAGGTGGACCACG ATGAGCGCCTGGACCTGGACGACGGGCGCTGGGAGGACGTGCACGTGATCACCGGAGCCCTGAAGCTCTTCTTTCGAGAGCTGCCGGagcccctcttccccttctcgCACTTCCGCCAGTTCATCGCTGCCATCA AGCTGCAGGACCAGGCCCAGCGCAGCCGCTGTGTGCGGGACCTGGTGCGCTCGCTGCCCGCCCCCAACCACGACACGCTGCGGCTGCTCTTCCAGCACCTGTGCAG GGTGATCGACCACGGCAATCAGAACCGCATGTCCGTGCAGAGCGTGGCCATAGTGTTCGGGCCCACGCTGCTGCGGCCCGAGACCGAGGAGACCAGCATGCCCATGACCATGGTGTTCCAGAACCAGGTGGTGGAACTCATCCTGCAGCGGTGCTCAGACATTTTCCCGCCGCACTGA